Sequence from the Undibacterium piscinae genome:
TTCAAAGTCTGAAGTTCCTTGCCACTGCGTAAAACGACTTCGGTTTCCGTCATTTTGATGAGCGTCTGATCACCATATTTACCGTTAAGCGCGACGGTCTGTCCGCTAATAATCGCGACGCGTCGATTCGGTGCGATCAATATTGACTGCAATACCGGACCAGTAACACTTTCCTGGCCCGCATCGGACTGCACCGGCATCAGCACTGGCCGCGTAGGATCAGGCAAGTCCTGCGCCAAGGCCATGTGAGCCCACAAGAGCGCAGGCATGGCCAGCGCAAGCCGAGAGCGCAAGAAATGCTTGCCGTAAAAAATTAAAGATTGAGCCATTTTTTTTCCAGACTCAGGGTGAACAGATTGAGCGTAAGGCTAGCTTTCGGGTACTCAATTACCGTCAATCTCGCCTTACTCCAATAGACTCTCTCAGATAAATTTTCCAGCTCGCGCAGATAAGCCTGCATATCAGGATAACTACCTTGCAAGACGATTTCGACCTCATGCTTATAAATGACGGCCTGCTGATTTGCCTCCGCTGAAGCTTTACCGGCAGGATTGCCGGCCGATGGCGGCATCTTTAATTTCGCATTGAGTTCACTTGCATCAGCATGTTCGTCAAGAACATTGCTAAACGGCAGACTCTTTAAAGAAACCAGCTGTAATTTGCTATTGCGCTTCATCATGCTCTCTAGCAAATTCGCCATTTTTTCAGGCCGCACCAGATTTTTCTGAATCTCGTTGAGCTGGCCATCAATTTGCGCCAACTGCTGTTGCGAGTTCAGTAAACGCTGCCGGATTTCGGCATCAGGATCGGTATTTTTCAATTGCAGGCGCTGAGCTACTTCCATCTGTATGG
This genomic interval carries:
- a CDS encoding MSHA biogenesis protein MshJ → MAEKIKREQQQISAIQMEVAQRLQLKNTDPDAEIRQRLLNSQQQLAQIDGQLNEIQKNLVRPEKMANLLESMMKRNSKLQLVSLKSLPFSNVLDEHADASELNAKLKMPPSAGNPAGKASAEANQQAVIYKHEVEIVLQGSYPDMQAYLRELENLSERVYWSKARLTVIEYPKASLTLNLFTLSLEKKWLNL